CTCGACACAACATCATCCTGAGTGCCGGCATCTTCTTCGTGTCTGCAGGTAACAGCCACTGATCTGAGTGGGCTGGACTCCAGGCCTACCACTGGGAAGAAGGCTGGGGTCTGGGTGCTTAGGGGCCACGAGGGCCTggcagagagagatggggagagaggagaggaatcGCCAGGACTTGCACTAGGTGGTGTTGCAGGGGAGAAGGGTTGTGGTGGGGGCTCCTGTCCTGTAGCAACGCCTGAGCCTCCACCAAATCCTCCAAGAACATCCCCATACCCCATCCCTTGGCCCAGTGGCCCATCTTCTTCCCACCACTTGGAAAAAGGCCCAAATCCCCGCTTCCTCTCAGGGTACTTGGCCAATTGCCACTTGCCCTTTTCCCTCCTGGTGCAAGTAAACCCATGAGGAGGCTAGAGAGAGGGCACCCCAGTACCTCGCTGTTCCAACCCCTATGGGATACTCAGCTTCACCTTGGAAACCGAGGGTGGACTCTCCCCTCACTGTTGCACCCAGGTGGGAGCAGGCAGGCACCCACATCCAGATGTCTGAGCCCAGTTACATGACAGATGAGTCACACTCACTTCAGATGCCAGAAAAAGAACCTGGGTGTAGCCTGAGCCATTTAATAGGAATGACCAACatcgggccgggtgcagtggctcacgcttgcaatcccaacactttgggaggctgagacaggaggattgcttgagctcaggagttcgagaccagcctgggcaacatagtgaggcctcaagaccgtgtctctacaaaaaattttttcttttaatcagctgggcatggtggcacatccataatcccagctactagagaggctgaggtgggaggatcacttgatcccaggagtttgagacttgcagtgagctatgatcacaccgttgcactccagcctgggtgacagagcaagactctatctataaaaaaaaaaaaaaaaaaaagaaccaccaaCATCTAAGAGTACTCACATGTATTCACCCTTTTAACCTTCTCCATGACCCTAAAGAGTAAGGCTTAACCTGACTCCCATTCTACAGATCTGGAAACTCAAACCAGGGTTAACTTGCCAAGGCTTTGAACGCTGGCAGTCCGGCTCCAGGAGCCCACCTTCACCCGCTGCTGCACCAGCTTCAAAGCCCTGTGCAGCCTTaagcaagttccttaacctctctgtgcttgtCTCCTCATCTGTACCCTGCTCCTGCTTGAGAAGCACCAAGCAGTGAAAGCAGGTAGTGAAGACTCAATGAACAATATCTAGTATTAGTTACTCAGCACCTTGTGAAAtgcctcccttctcccaccctgccCGTGTCTGTTTCCATCAATGCTTCCCTTGTGGCTGTCtctgaatggaaagaaaatgttaagggGAAGCTGGCAGATGTCCCTCTACACTGCCCCACCTGTTCATGAAAACACCGGACCCGGGAAGGCCCACAGAGCTGTCCCCGACCTTTAGGGCTGCCCAGTGGCCGACTTCCTGAGAAACTAACCTCCTTCTCTCTGATCCCCCACCCCGCAGGTCTCAGTAACATCATTGGCATCATAGTGTACATATCTGCCAATGCCGGAGACCCCTCCAAGAGCGACTCCAAAAAGAATAGTTACTCATACGGCTGGTCCTTCTACTTCGGGGCCCTGTCCTTCATCATCGCCGAGATGGTCGGGGTGCTGGCGGTGCACATGTTTATCGACCGGCACAAACAGCTGCGGGCCACGGCCCGCGCCACGGACTACCTCCAGGCCTCTGCCATCACCCGCATCCCCAGCTACCGCTACCGCTACCAGCGCCGCAGCCGCTCCAGCTCGCGCTCCACGGAGCCCTCACACTCTAGGGACGCCTCCCCCGTGGGTATCAAGGGCTTCAACACCCTGCCGTCCACGGAGATCTCCATGTACACGCTCAGCAGGGATCCCCTGaaggccgccaccacgcccaccgcCACCTACAACTCCGACAGGGATAACAGCTTCCTCCAGGTTCACAACTG
This window of the Rhinopithecus roxellana isolate Shanxi Qingling chromosome 13, ASM756505v1, whole genome shotgun sequence genome carries:
- the CACNG2 gene encoding voltage-dependent calcium channel gamma-2 subunit, translating into MGLFDRGVQMLLTTVGAFAAFSLMTIAVGTDYWLYSRGVCKTKSVSENETSKKNEEVMTHSGLWRTCCLEGNFKGLCKQIDHFPEDADYEADTAEYFLRAVRASSIFPILSVILLFMGGLCIAASEFYKTRHNIILSAGIFFVSAGLSNIIGIIVYISANAGDPSKSDSKKNSYSYGWSFYFGALSFIIAEMVGVLAVHMFIDRHKQLRATARATDYLQASAITRIPSYRYRYQRRSRSSSRSTEPSHSRDASPVGIKGFNTLPSTEISMYTLSRDPLKAATTPTATYNSDRDNSFLQVHNCIQKENKDSLHSNTANRRTTPV